From a single Pelodiscus sinensis isolate JC-2024 chromosome 4, ASM4963464v1, whole genome shotgun sequence genomic region:
- the MGA gene encoding MAX gene-associated protein isoform X11, which produces MEKQQIVLGNRDSGAVSGAAPAFFVILKQQQGNGKSDQGILVANRDACALASSVSTPLKSKIKTCLPADCTSGSITVTLDNNSMWNEFYHRSTEMILTKQGRRMFPYCRYWITGLDSNLKYILVMDISPVDNHRYKWNGRWWEPSGKAEPHVLGRVFIHPESPSTGQYWMHQPVSFYKLKLTNNTLDQEGHIILHSMHRYLPRLHLVPADKATEVIQLNGPDVHTFTFPQTEFFAVTAYQNIQITQLKIDYNPFAKGFRDDGLNSRPQRDMKQNSSSEHEGGSISSSPSNLGRPIETDGLDLQQRDLLDSSFSGQNAMDIDLEKESFNAERDFLGFLEADLPFSDMPILKQEVSERFP; this is translated from the exons ATGGAGAAACAACAAATTGTGCTGGGTAACCGGGATAGTGGGGCAGTGTCTGGAGCAGCACCTGCTTTTTTTGTCATCCTGAAACAGCAGCAGGGAAATGGTAAATCTGATCAAGGAATTCTAGTAGCAAACCGGGATGCCTGTGCCCTCGCAAGTAGTGTGTCAACGCCACTAAAATCTAAAATAAAGACTTGCCTTCCAGCTGATTGTACATCAGGGAGCATCACTGTCACCTTGGACAACAACAGTATGTGGAATGAGTTCTACCATCGCAGCACAGAGATGATTCTGACCAAACAGGGGAGGCGTATGTTTCCATACTGTCGATACTGGATTACAGGCCTAGATTCCAATCTGAAATACATCCTAGTCATGGACATCTCTCCTGTAGATAATCACCGTTATAAATGGAATGGTCGCTGGTGGGAGCCCAGTGGGAAGGCAGAACCCCATGTTCTGGGACGGGTGTTTATTCATCCAGAATCACCCTCCACTGGTCAGTACTGGATGCACCAGCCGGTATCTTTCTACAAACTCAAGCTTACCAATAATACTCTTGATCAGGAGGGTCATATCATATTGCACTCTATGCACCGCTACCTTCCACGGCTTCACCTGGTACCTGCAGACAAAGCTACAGAAGTTATCCAGCTGAATGGTCCTGATGTCCACACCTTTACCTTCCCACAGACAGAGTTTTTTGCAGTGACAGCCTATCAGAATATCCAGATTACCCAGCTAAAAATAGATTACAACCCTTTTGCTAAAGGATTCAGAGATGATGGACTAAACAGTAGACCTCAGCGCGATATGAAGCAAAATAGTAGCTCAGAGCATGAAGGAGGTAGCATTTCCAGCTCTCCCAGCAATCTTGGCCGCCCTATTGAAACTGATGGATTAGATTTACAGCAGCGAGATCTTTTAGATTCTTCATTTAGTGGTCAGAATGCAATGGACATTGATTTGGAGAAAGAATCCTTCAATGCAGAACGTGATTTCCTGGGCTTTCTGGAGGCAGACCTGCCTTTTAGTGATATGCCCATCTTAAAACAAGAGGTATCTGAAAG ATTTCCCTAA